One window of Dysgonomonas mossii genomic DNA carries:
- a CDS encoding DUF4292 domain-containing protein: protein MKLSNRYILIALVTLAIPFAISSCGSKKALTTGGTLAEKNNNEVIADALKSELDYKTLTTKGSIEFKSGKSSQKVPAVFKIIKDSILQASVRIPFIGGEAMRINFTPDSIVIIDRLKKQYMAERYKDSKVVAGFDFNYYNLQALFTNRLFIPGYKEVVNKDFGKFKVTSTNDTYLMQTKGKSDLLYNFEVDASDRIISTLISQEKKNVSIQWDYSNFIKDNNHVYPTNMEAKVSFAKKQANINISYDNLDIDKDFSVDTSIPSKYKKVGFSDIIGAYIKLK, encoded by the coding sequence ATGAAACTATCCAACAGATATATACTTATAGCACTTGTCACTCTGGCAATACCCTTTGCAATCAGCAGTTGCGGATCGAAAAAAGCACTGACTACAGGGGGCACATTGGCCGAGAAGAACAACAATGAAGTGATTGCCGACGCCCTGAAATCGGAGCTCGATTATAAAACGCTGACCACAAAGGGCAGCATCGAGTTCAAATCGGGCAAATCGTCACAAAAAGTTCCTGCGGTATTTAAAATAATAAAAGACAGTATACTTCAGGCTTCGGTACGAATACCGTTTATAGGAGGAGAGGCTATGCGCATCAACTTCACGCCCGACAGTATAGTTATCATAGACCGCCTAAAAAAACAATACATGGCAGAACGCTACAAAGACTCGAAAGTAGTTGCAGGCTTCGACTTCAATTACTACAACCTTCAGGCACTGTTTACCAACAGGTTATTTATTCCCGGATATAAAGAGGTCGTAAATAAAGACTTCGGAAAGTTTAAAGTTACCTCAACAAACGATACGTACCTGATGCAAACAAAAGGTAAAAGCGATTTGTTGTATAACTTCGAGGTTGATGCATCCGACAGAATTATATCTACCCTTATCAGTCAGGAAAAAAAGAATGTTTCCATCCAATGGGATTACAGCAACTTTATCAAAGACAACAACCATGTATATCCGACAAATATGGAAGCAAAGGTTAGCTTTGCAAAAAAACAAGCCAACATCAATATTTCATACGACAATCTGGATATAGATAAAGACTTTAGTGTAGATACATCGATTCCTTCTA
- a CDS encoding tetratricopeptide repeat protein, producing the protein MKRTIYSVLLFLFVVSAFSDLSAQKKTVKNSVVSQAQNLPMAKLSEDDKRKFDYYFHEAMNAKATSKFDSAFDLLGYCLAIDSTNANVYYELGNYYNSLDNKNKALDFYRKATSYDGSNFYYNMAYASLCLEFKQYSDAIEQFEKLLVSNPDNSDLYVYLSEAYRQDGNIHKAISTLDKLEQIVGLNEKISLHKYQLYTAIKQESKAFAEIQKYIDKYPYEIKYQILLANLYLQAGKNNEAYMVYSKAKSIDPEDPYLISSLAEYYERTNNKEAAEEELHTALMSRKMEIDTKLAILAQYVGTLQQNRQDTKVANQLFDSLMVQHPQEPKLNLMYGNLLMMQNKKEEARFQYQVFAEANPTNPVGWEQLLSTAFPDSLDMTIRVCKQAISYNPEQPQFYFYLGISEYMKDDYNTALETLQKGVVYVDEENVSLLSDFYGQIGDLYYHLNKLDSAFLTYDKAIEYNPNNMGVLNNYSYFLSVARKNLDKAERMSSVTVKAEPTNPTYLDTYGWVLFEQGAYTMAKIYIENAIKYSEEKKTEISSEVLEHYGDVLYKTGETEKALEYWIKAKEKGDSKSKTLDKKIETKTYFVEK; encoded by the coding sequence ATGAAAAGAACTATATACAGCGTCCTTCTCTTCTTATTTGTTGTCTCAGCATTCTCCGATCTATCGGCACAGAAGAAGACTGTCAAAAACAGTGTCGTATCTCAAGCTCAAAACCTGCCGATGGCTAAACTGTCGGAAGATGACAAGCGCAAGTTTGACTATTACTTTCACGAGGCTATGAATGCCAAAGCGACAAGTAAATTTGACTCGGCATTCGACCTTTTGGGATACTGCTTGGCTATCGACTCTACGAATGCCAATGTGTATTACGAATTGGGTAACTATTACAATTCGCTGGATAATAAAAATAAGGCGTTGGATTTTTACCGTAAGGCTACAAGCTACGACGGAAGCAACTTCTATTACAACATGGCCTATGCAAGCCTTTGCTTAGAGTTTAAGCAATATAGCGACGCTATAGAACAGTTCGAAAAGCTTCTTGTATCCAACCCCGACAACTCGGACTTATATGTATATCTGTCGGAAGCCTATCGCCAGGATGGAAACATACACAAGGCGATATCGACCCTCGACAAGCTGGAGCAAATAGTAGGACTGAACGAAAAGATCAGCCTGCATAAGTACCAACTGTATACAGCAATAAAACAAGAGAGCAAGGCTTTTGCAGAAATACAAAAGTATATAGACAAATATCCGTACGAAATAAAATATCAGATATTGCTTGCCAACTTATACTTACAAGCGGGGAAAAATAATGAGGCGTACATGGTCTACAGCAAAGCAAAATCCATCGACCCCGAAGATCCTTATCTGATATCGTCACTTGCTGAATATTACGAAAGAACAAACAACAAAGAGGCAGCCGAAGAAGAACTTCACACAGCCCTTATGAGCCGCAAGATGGAGATCGACACCAAGTTGGCTATTCTGGCTCAGTATGTAGGCACTTTGCAGCAAAACAGACAGGACACAAAGGTAGCCAATCAGCTGTTCGACTCGTTGATGGTACAACATCCGCAAGAGCCGAAGCTGAACCTTATGTATGGCAATCTCCTGATGATGCAAAACAAAAAAGAAGAAGCTCGATTCCAATATCAGGTATTTGCAGAAGCCAACCCTACCAATCCTGTAGGATGGGAACAACTGCTGAGCACAGCATTTCCAGACAGTCTGGACATGACAATCAGAGTTTGTAAGCAAGCCATATCATACAACCCCGAACAACCTCAGTTTTACTTCTACTTGGGTATTTCGGAGTATATGAAAGATGATTATAATACTGCGCTGGAAACACTGCAAAAAGGAGTGGTATATGTAGACGAAGAAAACGTATCTCTTCTATCCGACTTCTACGGGCAAATAGGTGACTTGTATTACCACCTCAACAAGCTCGACAGTGCATTCCTTACCTACGACAAAGCGATAGAGTATAACCCTAACAACATGGGTGTACTCAACAATTATAGCTATTTCCTTTCCGTAGCCAGAAAAAACTTGGACAAGGCAGAGAGAATGAGTAGCGTTACGGTAAAAGCAGAACCAACAAACCCTACCTATTTGGATACCTACGGATGGGTATTGTTTGAGCAAGGAGCTTACACGATGGCAAAAATATATATCGAAAACGCCATAAAGTATAGCGAAGAAAAAAAGACAGAAATCAGCAGTGAGGTACTGGAACATTACGGCGATGTATTATACAAAACCGGAGAGACCGAAAAAGCACTGGAATACTGGATAAAGGCAAAAGAGAAAGGTGACAGCAAATCGAAAACGCTGGACAAAAAAATTGAAACAAAAACTTACTTTGTCGAAAAATGA
- the dut gene encoding dUTP diphosphatase, with translation MKVKIINKSQHPLPEYATPYSAGVDLRANIENPITLKPLERTMVPTGLYLELPQGYEAQIRPRSGLAAKHGLTVLNSPGTIDADYRGEIRVILVNLSNDNFVINNGERICQMVIAQHAQVVWEEVDSISETERGNGGFGHTGKK, from the coding sequence ATGAAAGTAAAAATCATAAATAAATCGCAACATCCCCTTCCCGAGTATGCCACCCCTTATTCAGCAGGAGTAGACCTCAGGGCTAATATAGAAAATCCGATCACACTAAAACCCCTCGAAAGAACGATGGTTCCTACAGGGCTCTATCTGGAGCTCCCACAGGGCTACGAAGCGCAAATACGCCCTCGCAGCGGATTGGCAGCTAAACACGGATTGACCGTACTTAACTCTCCGGGAACAATAGATGCCGACTATCGGGGCGAAATCCGCGTTATCTTAGTCAACTTATCCAACGACAACTTTGTTATAAACAATGGTGAACGAATTTGCCAGATGGTTATAGCCCAGCATGCGCAAGTAGTATGGGAAGAAGTGGACTCGATCAGTGAGACTGAGCGTGGCAACGGAGGATTTGGGCACACAGGAAAAAAATAA
- the ribH gene encoding 6,7-dimethyl-8-ribityllumazine synthase, protein MATAYHNLSSYDPATVPSGTEMTVGIVVSEWNENITKPLLDGAYSTLKKHGVKEENILIDFVPGSFELVFGAKHLAENKPVDAVIVIGCVVRGDTPHFDYVCSGVTQGIADMNIRYDIPFIFGLLTTDDMQQAIDRAGGKHGNKGDECAITAIKMIDFYRRNLEE, encoded by the coding sequence ATGGCAACAGCATACCATAATTTATCATCGTACGATCCGGCTACAGTGCCCAGTGGAACAGAAATGACAGTCGGTATCGTGGTATCGGAATGGAACGAGAATATAACAAAGCCTTTGCTTGACGGAGCGTATAGCACATTGAAGAAGCATGGGGTGAAAGAAGAAAATATTCTGATCGACTTTGTTCCGGGAAGTTTTGAGCTTGTTTTTGGCGCAAAACATCTGGCAGAAAATAAGCCGGTGGATGCCGTTATCGTTATCGGATGCGTAGTAAGAGGAGATACTCCACATTTTGACTATGTATGCAGTGGCGTAACTCAAGGTATCGCAGATATGAATATTCGCTATGATATTCCATTCATATTCGGACTTTTAACTACCGACGACATGCAGCAGGCTATAGACCGTGCCGGAGGCAAGCATGGTAACAAAGGGGATGAATGCGCAATAACTGCGATAAAAATGATAGATTTTTACCGCAGAAATTTGGAGGAATAA
- a CDS encoding DUF5018 domain-containing protein, whose amino-acid sequence MSPNSDMELDFTNPVKYTVTAEDGSQQEYLVTITTAKSSDKYILVFKIGQNSGDVDWQKNTVDAEVPVDTDWTKITPTITVSEGATIYPASGTEVDFTNPVKYTVTAEDGSKVEYVVTIYDAISRATPVAVTTMIETVNKESTRYYFSYNWAREIQEYATGHSAPRLITKFIYDKGKVSEILITEENEPEAISVISDLNVTYPDNNTVNLTDKATNAVSKIKLNDWGKVTEYTKSNGDTEKFEYDKQGNIIKYTHANGDFETMTFENRNGAFKDSFKQQWLSLFTVSPTKANPQQITTVTTYTKDGQLKETINYKNQYNITYNLYHYSYTSEGVKTSVSFFYE is encoded by the coding sequence ATCAGCCCGAATTCAGATATGGAACTGGATTTCACCAATCCTGTAAAATACACAGTAACGGCAGAGGATGGCTCTCAGCAAGAGTATCTTGTGACGATAACCACGGCAAAATCATCAGATAAATACATCCTTGTTTTCAAGATCGGTCAGAACTCAGGCGACGTAGATTGGCAAAAAAACACGGTAGACGCCGAAGTTCCTGTGGATACAGATTGGACTAAAATAACTCCTACAATAACAGTATCGGAAGGTGCGACAATATATCCTGCTTCGGGAACAGAAGTTGATTTTACGAATCCCGTAAAATATACTGTTACAGCAGAAGACGGCAGCAAGGTTGAGTATGTGGTTACAATATATGATGCTATTTCAAGAGCCACCCCCGTTGCAGTAACTACAATGATAGAAACAGTGAATAAAGAGTCAACCCGCTATTATTTTTCATACAACTGGGCAAGAGAAATACAAGAATATGCCACCGGGCATTCAGCACCACGACTTATAACCAAATTTATCTACGACAAGGGAAAAGTAAGTGAGATACTCATTACTGAAGAAAACGAGCCGGAAGCAATAAGTGTTATATCCGATCTGAATGTTACCTATCCCGACAATAATACGGTTAACCTCACTGATAAAGCAACAAATGCGGTATCTAAAATAAAATTGAATGATTGGGGAAAGGTAACCGAGTATACAAAAAGCAATGGAGATACCGAAAAATTTGAATATGACAAACAGGGAAATATAATAAAGTATACGCACGCAAACGGAGACTTCGAAACAATGACTTTCGAAAACAGAAACGGTGCATTTAAAGACAGTTTCAAGCAACAATGGTTATCCCTGTTTACAGTATCACCTACCAAGGCAAATCCTCAACAGATTACAACTGTAACTACATACACCAAAGACGGACAACTTAAAGAAACAATAAATTATAAAAATCAATACAACATCACATACAACCTCTACCACTATTCTTATACAAGTGAAGGTGTAAAAACAAGCGTCAGTTTCTTCTACGAATAA
- a CDS encoding ABC transporter permease — MYKQYFKQAIAGLRENPLVGFFTILGTVLAVATMMILVLTYQIKTASFSPVSERDRMLYIDVIEGLNKDNVGYSGGGMGYNIVQQCFYKMTTPELVTAVTSSVTQKQASVQGNKKIRECDVRGTDVNFWKVFDFHFINGTSYTESMFASAMPVAVISDKVAREFFGTTDVAGKTIQLDYVDYKVLGVVASVSDAVSEAYGEIWTPYSLNDEVMKADFTEGIGGEFHVFILAKSKSDFDAIRQEAQSRVATFNSGQKEFKANIWKQPITSIQRMFYYVQGDHLDGNFSGMLSLAALFLFLPIFNLLGIMFSQIKKRSPEIGLRKAFGATSTKIIGQLIIENFAITFIGSVIGVGVSILFLYMAKDSLLGYPDVNVHWSMILKPTLFVAAILVCLLINILSTILPAWRIAKAEIVESLNTEN, encoded by the coding sequence ATGTATAAGCAGTATTTTAAACAAGCAATCGCCGGGCTGAGGGAAAATCCTCTAGTAGGCTTTTTTACTATTTTGGGTACTGTTTTAGCTGTAGCCACAATGATGATTTTGGTCTTGACTTATCAGATAAAAACGGCTTCTTTTTCACCGGTTTCGGAACGAGATAGAATGCTTTATATAGACGTAATAGAAGGTCTTAATAAAGATAATGTAGGGTATAGTGGAGGCGGAATGGGATATAATATCGTGCAGCAGTGTTTTTATAAAATGACAACTCCGGAGCTAGTGACAGCTGTTACCTCTAGTGTGACACAAAAGCAAGCCTCGGTTCAGGGCAATAAAAAGATCAGGGAATGTGATGTAAGAGGAACGGATGTAAACTTTTGGAAAGTATTCGATTTCCATTTTATAAACGGAACCTCTTATACAGAGTCAATGTTTGCTTCGGCTATGCCGGTAGCCGTGATAAGTGATAAAGTGGCACGAGAATTTTTCGGAACAACAGATGTTGCCGGTAAAACCATACAATTAGACTATGTCGATTATAAAGTCTTAGGAGTTGTAGCTTCTGTAAGTGATGCCGTAAGTGAAGCCTATGGTGAAATCTGGACTCCTTATTCGCTGAATGATGAGGTGATGAAGGCTGACTTTACCGAAGGGATAGGTGGTGAGTTTCACGTATTTATATTAGCTAAATCTAAGAGTGATTTTGATGCCATACGCCAAGAAGCCCAAAGTAGGGTGGCTACTTTTAATTCGGGACAGAAAGAATTCAAAGCCAATATATGGAAGCAACCCATTACGAGTATTCAGCGCATGTTTTACTATGTGCAGGGCGACCATCTGGATGGCAATTTCTCGGGAATGCTCTCGCTTGCTGCTTTATTTCTTTTCTTGCCTATATTTAACCTCTTGGGTATTATGTTTTCTCAAATAAAAAAGCGAAGCCCCGAGATTGGGTTGAGAAAGGCTTTTGGTGCAACATCTACAAAGATTATCGGGCAACTTATTATAGAGAATTTTGCAATCACCTTTATCGGAAGTGTTATCGGGGTGGGGGTGTCTATCTTATTCTTATATATGGCGAAAGATAGTTTGTTGGGGTATCCCGATGTTAACGTGCATTGGTCTATGATTCTGAAACCTACTCTTTTTGTTGCCGCCATATTAGTTTGTCTGCTCATTAATATCCTGTCTACCATCTTGCCTGCATGGAGAATAGCCAAAGCAGAAATCGTAGAGTCATTAAATACTGAGAATTAA
- a CDS encoding ABC transporter permease, which produces MIKNLFKQIWIERRHNGWLILELIVVFLFLLLMSDFLYVRAKNYLEPKGFDIDNTYVLKLKALSPIAPNYVAPEQITQTPTESLLSLLDRIKLYPDVEAVAISFHSAPYSMGGVWASLKVDSVITKAIRNRYVTPSYFDVFRIRTADGKPIRVQESGQNQIILTQDIAEQLYGSADAAIGRDVFFPEEGGRGTNPNRVIAVSSIMKRQEFFPYEGAFFEIITNSRLEDWSKDNDVTRVDISIRVKLGSAQHFQDNFQNEMGDRLRENNLYVASVTPSSKFREDVVGKEIRESILPMVYVVVFVLITVFLGVFGTFWLRTYQRRSEIGIRMVVGADKGKVRLHMILEGLSLMSLSIVPAFIVYINMLIGDVLDVWRVPVSVERILIALVVALMVMILIIVAGILWPANRAASIQPVEALRAD; this is translated from the coding sequence ATGATAAAGAATCTTTTTAAACAAATATGGATAGAGCGTCGGCATAATGGTTGGCTGATATTGGAGTTGATTGTTGTGTTTCTCTTTCTGCTGCTTATGTCCGACTTTTTGTATGTCAGGGCTAAAAACTATCTGGAACCTAAAGGCTTTGATATAGATAATACTTATGTGCTGAAACTAAAAGCACTATCTCCTATTGCCCCTAATTATGTTGCGCCCGAGCAGATTACACAAACCCCAACGGAATCATTACTCAGCTTGCTGGATAGGATAAAATTATATCCCGATGTAGAAGCTGTGGCAATATCTTTTCATTCGGCGCCTTACTCGATGGGAGGTGTGTGGGCCTCGTTGAAAGTGGATTCTGTTATCACAAAAGCTATTCGCAATAGGTATGTCACTCCTTCTTACTTTGATGTATTTCGTATCCGTACAGCTGATGGTAAGCCTATTCGGGTTCAAGAAAGCGGGCAGAATCAAATTATTCTGACACAGGATATTGCAGAGCAGCTCTATGGGAGCGCAGATGCTGCCATAGGAAGGGATGTTTTTTTTCCCGAAGAGGGGGGGCGAGGAACGAATCCCAACCGGGTTATAGCTGTTAGTAGCATAATGAAGCGTCAGGAGTTTTTTCCATACGAGGGAGCTTTCTTTGAGATTATAACAAATTCAAGGCTCGAAGATTGGAGCAAAGATAATGATGTAACCAGAGTTGATATTTCTATTCGTGTTAAGTTGGGGAGTGCACAGCATTTTCAGGATAATTTTCAGAATGAGATGGGCGACCGTCTGCGAGAAAATAATCTTTATGTAGCGTCTGTTACACCTTCTTCTAAGTTTAGAGAGGATGTTGTAGGAAAAGAAATCAGGGAGTCTATCCTGCCTATGGTTTATGTCGTCGTTTTTGTGCTTATTACTGTGTTTCTGGGTGTATTCGGTACATTCTGGTTGCGAACATATCAGCGTCGAAGTGAGATTGGTATCCGTATGGTGGTAGGAGCAGATAAGGGAAAAGTACGTCTCCATATGATATTGGAGGGGTTGTCCCTGATGTCTTTGTCTATCGTTCCCGCATTTATTGTGTATATAAATATGCTTATCGGTGATGTTTTAGACGTTTGGCGAGTTCCTGTTTCTGTCGAGCGTATATTGATTGCGTTGGTAGTTGCACTGATGGTGATGATATTAATTATTGTAGCGGGGATATTGTGGCCCGCCAATCGGGCAGCTTCTATACAGCCTGTTGAGGCTTTGAGAGCTGACTAG
- a CDS encoding nucleoside kinase, giving the protein MEKKVTIFCTNTNTYQDFPAGSNLIKILEGFDVKSESTIVNAKVNNKTEPLDYCVYHNKTVTFVDLTSPSGMRAYVRSLCFLLAKAVSETFPEAQLYIEHPISLGYFCKISDRGTIDENAIVAIKTKMQQYIEADMRFEAVEEETDKVVKMFRNRGFEDKALLLESSGELYSKYYRLNGSVDYFYGCLVPSTKYIHLFGLELYNDGLLLRVPNRSNPIELEPVISQDKMYNVYKEHLKFLNIIGLDNVGDMNKANKMGTMPNIIKVSEAYQEKKIANIATEIAARAKEGVKVALISGPSSSGKTTFRMRLEVQLMVNLLKPVGLSLDNYFVDRELTPLDEDGDYDFESLYALDIAKFNEDLQKLLKGEEIDLPTFNFTTGKREYKGDKLLLEENSILVIEGIHGLNPELTRDIPDNQKYKIYVSALTTISLDNHNWIPTADNRLLRRLIRDYKYRSYSAIDTISRWQSVRRGEDKWIFPYQENADVMFNSAMMYELAALRRHAEPVLMQVPNSAPEYAEAHRLLKFLRYFNYINDKELPPTSLLREFLGGSSFKY; this is encoded by the coding sequence ATGGAGAAAAAAGTAACGATTTTTTGTACAAACACAAATACATATCAGGACTTTCCTGCAGGAAGCAATCTTATAAAAATACTGGAAGGCTTTGACGTCAAGTCAGAATCTACCATCGTAAACGCAAAAGTCAATAATAAAACCGAGCCTCTAGACTATTGCGTGTATCACAACAAAACGGTAACCTTCGTAGATCTAACAAGTCCATCGGGCATGCGGGCTTATGTACGCTCGCTTTGCTTTCTGTTGGCAAAAGCTGTTTCCGAAACTTTCCCCGAAGCTCAGCTTTATATCGAGCATCCCATATCGCTGGGTTACTTTTGCAAGATCAGCGACCGGGGTACAATCGACGAAAATGCAATAGTGGCCATAAAGACAAAAATGCAACAATATATCGAAGCCGATATGCGCTTCGAAGCCGTTGAGGAAGAAACCGATAAGGTAGTAAAAATGTTCCGAAACAGAGGGTTTGAAGACAAAGCCTTGCTTCTCGAAAGTTCGGGAGAATTGTACTCCAAATATTATAGGCTCAACGGATCGGTCGACTATTTTTACGGATGCCTCGTACCTTCTACAAAATATATTCACCTCTTCGGGCTCGAACTCTACAATGATGGCTTGTTGTTACGTGTACCAAACCGAAGCAACCCGATTGAACTTGAACCTGTCATTTCGCAAGATAAAATGTACAATGTTTACAAAGAGCATCTCAAGTTTCTGAATATCATTGGGCTCGACAATGTGGGCGATATGAACAAAGCGAATAAGATGGGTACAATGCCTAATATCATAAAGGTATCGGAAGCCTATCAAGAGAAGAAGATAGCAAATATTGCTACCGAAATAGCAGCACGGGCAAAAGAGGGTGTCAAGGTAGCACTTATATCCGGCCCTTCATCGTCGGGAAAAACAACATTCCGAATGCGGCTGGAAGTGCAGCTGATGGTAAATCTCTTAAAACCGGTAGGACTATCGCTCGACAATTATTTTGTAGATAGGGAATTAACCCCTTTGGACGAAGATGGAGATTATGACTTCGAATCGCTATATGCGTTAGATATAGCTAAGTTTAATGAAGACCTTCAGAAATTACTGAAAGGGGAGGAAATAGATTTACCGACATTCAACTTCACAACGGGAAAACGAGAGTATAAAGGAGACAAACTCCTGCTTGAAGAAAACTCAATCCTTGTGATCGAAGGCATTCACGGACTTAACCCCGAACTGACAAGAGATATACCTGACAACCAGAAATACAAGATATATGTATCTGCCCTCACTACCATTTCGTTAGACAACCACAACTGGATACCAACGGCAGACAACCGACTATTACGCAGGCTGATACGCGACTACAAATACCGAAGCTATTCGGCAATCGACACTATTTCGCGTTGGCAGAGCGTACGCAGAGGTGAGGATAAATGGATTTTCCCATATCAGGAAAATGCTGATGTAATGTTCAATTCGGCTATGATGTACGAACTGGCAGCACTGCGCCGTCATGCAGAACCTGTATTGATGCAAGTACCCAACAGCGCACCCGAATATGCGGAAGCCCATCGGCTACTTAAGTTCCTGAGATACTTCAACTACATCAACGACAAAGAATTACCTCCTACATCTTTATTGAGAGAGTTTCTTGGAGGAAGCAGCTTCAAGTATTAG
- the asnA gene encoding aspartate--ammonia ligase: protein MSYLIKPKHYRALLDLQQTEMGIKQIKDFFQQNLSSELRLRRVTAPLFVLKGMGINDDLNGVERAVNFPIKDMGDERAEIVHSLAKWKRLTLADYNINEGFGIYTDMNAIRADEELGNLHSLYVDQWDWEMVMSPENRNLEFLKQIVNRIYAALVRTEYLVYEIFPTITPILPCNIKFIHAEELLQMYPNLPVKERENKIAKEYGAVFIIGIGGALSNGKPHDGRAPDYDDWTTKSENGYKGLNGDLIVWNPVLEQGMELSSMGIRVNREVLLEQLQISGQESRKELYFHKRLLNGELPQSIGGGIGQSRLCMFYLRKGHIGEIQAGLWPKEMCSEALKLGMPLI, encoded by the coding sequence ATGAGCTACTTAATTAAACCCAAACACTATCGTGCCCTCTTAGATTTACAGCAAACAGAGATGGGCATCAAGCAAATTAAAGATTTCTTCCAACAAAATCTATCTTCCGAATTACGCTTAAGAAGGGTTACAGCTCCTTTGTTCGTTCTCAAAGGGATGGGCATCAACGATGACCTCAACGGCGTAGAAAGAGCTGTAAATTTCCCGATAAAAGACATGGGTGACGAGCGTGCCGAAATAGTTCATTCATTAGCCAAATGGAAACGATTGACCCTAGCCGACTACAATATAAATGAAGGCTTTGGCATATATACAGACATGAACGCCATCAGGGCAGACGAAGAGCTGGGTAACTTGCATTCACTATATGTAGATCAGTGGGATTGGGAAATGGTTATGTCTCCCGAAAACCGAAACTTAGAATTCTTGAAACAAATTGTAAACAGAATATATGCAGCATTGGTAAGAACAGAGTATTTAGTATACGAGATATTCCCTACTATCACTCCTATTTTGCCTTGCAACATAAAATTCATACATGCAGAAGAGTTATTGCAAATGTATCCGAACCTCCCTGTAAAAGAGAGAGAAAACAAAATAGCTAAAGAATACGGAGCCGTATTCATCATTGGTATTGGTGGAGCACTAAGCAACGGCAAACCACACGATGGACGAGCCCCCGACTATGACGACTGGACTACCAAATCCGAAAACGGATACAAAGGACTGAACGGAGATCTTATCGTATGGAATCCTGTTTTGGAACAAGGCATGGAGCTGTCATCGATGGGAATCCGTGTAAATAGAGAAGTACTATTGGAGCAACTTCAGATATCAGGTCAGGAATCGAGAAAAGAACTTTATTTCCACAAGCGTTTGCTAAACGGAGAGCTCCCACAATCGATAGGCGGAGGAATAGGACAATCGCGACTATGTATGTTCTACCTCAGAAAAGGGCATATCGGAGAGATACAAGCCGGACTATGGCCTAAAGAAATGTGCTCTGAAGCACTAAAGCTGGGCATGCCATTAATATAG